Proteins found in one Penaeus vannamei isolate JL-2024 chromosome 29, ASM4276789v1, whole genome shotgun sequence genomic segment:
- the LOC113810368 gene encoding trichohyalin isoform X4 produces MYAYYIWRNWRQEFGSSEEENEDLRKENKRLKDLTVKLVEEVESLLRKYKQKLNEITHTPQSYLMEEEDVLRRGNESKQADSSERPRKPPTKPLTQAELMEDEEALLRRREKEWKQPGPPQRAHKPPAKPLAQAELVEEEEEILRRREQEWKQPGPPQRAHKPPTKPLAQAELVEEEEEILRRREQEWKQPGPPQRAHKPPTKPLAQAELVEEEEEILKRREQEWKQAGPPQRTRIPLVKPLTQAELVEEEEEILKRREQEWKQAGPPQRTRIPLVKPLTQAELVEEEEEILKRREQEWKQAGPPQWARKPPAKPLTQAELVEEEEEILRRREQESKLPDPPQWARKPPAKP; encoded by the exons gaggaaaatgaagacttgaggaaagagaacaaaagattaAAGGACTTAACT GTAAAGTTGGTGGAGGAAGTTGAATCACTCTTaaggaaatataaacagaaattgAATGAAATCACGCACACGCCACAGAGTTatttgatggaggaggaagatgtacTGAGAAGGGGAAACGAATCGAAGCAAGCAGATTCTTCAGAACGGCCACGCAAGCCACCAACGAAACCTTTAACGCAGGCAGAACtgatggaggacgaggaggcattgttaaggagaagggaaaaagaatggaagCAGCCAGGTCCTCCTCAACGGGCACACAAGCCACCAGCGAAACCCTTGGCGCAGGCAGAActggttgaggaagaggaagaaatactgAGGAGAAGGGAACAGGAATGGAAGCAGCCAGGTCCTCCTCAACGGGCACACAAGCCACCAACGAAACCCTTGGCGCAGGCAGAactggtggaggaagaggaggaaatactgAGGAGAAGGGAACAGGAATGGAAGCAGCCAGGTCCTCCTCAACGGGCACACAAGCCACCAACGAAACCCTTGGCGCAGGCAGAactggtggaggaagaggaggaaatactgAAGAGAAGGGAACAGGAATGGAAACAGGCAGGTCCTCCTCAACGGACACGAATTCCTCTTGTGAAACCCTTGACGCAGGCAGAActggttgaggaagaggaggaaatactgAAGAGAAGGGAACAGGAATGGAAGCAGGCAGGTCCTCCTCAACGGACACGAATTCCTCTTGTGAAACCCTTGACGCAGGCAGAActggttgaggaagaggaggaaatactgAAGAGAAGGGAACAGGAATGGAAGCAGGCAGGTCCTCCTCAGTGGGCACGCAAGCCTCCAGCGAAACCCTTGACGCAGGCAGAActggttgaggaagaggaggaaatcctAAGGAGACGGGAACAGGAATCAAAATTGCCAGATCCTCCTCAGTGGGCACGTAAGCCACCAGCGAAACCTTAA
- the LOC113810368 gene encoding trichohyalin isoform X2: MGTIKPIFDTILPMAVLLPYAYYIWRNWRQEFGSSEEENEDLRKENKRLKDLTVKLVEEVESLLRKYKQKLNEITHTPQSYLMEEEDVLRRGNESKQADSSERPRKPPTKPLTQAELMEDEEALLRRREKEWKQPGPPQRAHKPPAKPLAQAELVEEEEEILRRREQEWKQPGPPQRAHKPPTKPLAQAELVEEEEEILRRREQEWKQPGPPQRAHKPPTKPLAQAELVEEEEEILKRREQEWKQAGPPQRTRIPLVKPLTQAELVEEEEEILKRREQEWKQAGPPQRTRIPLVKPLTQAELVEEEEEILKRREQEWKQAGPPQWARKPPAKPLTQAELVEEEEEILRRREQESKLPDPPQWARKPPAKP; encoded by the exons gaggaaaatgaagacttgaggaaagagaacaaaagattaAAGGACTTAACT GTAAAGTTGGTGGAGGAAGTTGAATCACTCTTaaggaaatataaacagaaattgAATGAAATCACGCACACGCCACAGAGTTatttgatggaggaggaagatgtacTGAGAAGGGGAAACGAATCGAAGCAAGCAGATTCTTCAGAACGGCCACGCAAGCCACCAACGAAACCTTTAACGCAGGCAGAACtgatggaggacgaggaggcattgttaaggagaagggaaaaagaatggaagCAGCCAGGTCCTCCTCAACGGGCACACAAGCCACCAGCGAAACCCTTGGCGCAGGCAGAActggttgaggaagaggaagaaatactgAGGAGAAGGGAACAGGAATGGAAGCAGCCAGGTCCTCCTCAACGGGCACACAAGCCACCAACGAAACCCTTGGCGCAGGCAGAactggtggaggaagaggaggaaatactgAGGAGAAGGGAACAGGAATGGAAGCAGCCAGGTCCTCCTCAACGGGCACACAAGCCACCAACGAAACCCTTGGCGCAGGCAGAactggtggaggaagaggaggaaatactgAAGAGAAGGGAACAGGAATGGAAACAGGCAGGTCCTCCTCAACGGACACGAATTCCTCTTGTGAAACCCTTGACGCAGGCAGAActggttgaggaagaggaggaaatactgAAGAGAAGGGAACAGGAATGGAAGCAGGCAGGTCCTCCTCAACGGACACGAATTCCTCTTGTGAAACCCTTGACGCAGGCAGAActggttgaggaagaggaggaaatactgAAGAGAAGGGAACAGGAATGGAAGCAGGCAGGTCCTCCTCAGTGGGCACGCAAGCCTCCAGCGAAACCCTTGACGCAGGCAGAActggttgaggaagaggaggaaatcctAAGGAGACGGGAACAGGAATCAAAATTGCCAGATCCTCCTCAGTGGGCACGTAAGCCACCAGCGAAACCTTAA
- the LOC113810368 gene encoding trichohyalin isoform X3, which translates to MYAYYIWRNWRQEFGSSEEEGDVRTRLGTTELQEENEDLRKENKRLKDLTVKLVEEVESLLRKYKQKLNEITHTPQSYLMEEEDVLRRGNESKQADSSERPRKPPTKPLTQAELMEDEEALLRRREKEWKQPGPPQRAHKPPAKPLAQAELVEEEEEILRRREQEWKQPGPPQRAHKPPTKPLAQAELVEEEEEILRRREQEWKQPGPPQRAHKPPTKPLAQAELVEEEEEILKRREQEWKQAGPPQRTRIPLVKPLTQAELVEEEEEILKRREQEWKQAGPPQRTRIPLVKPLTQAELVEEEEEILKRREQEWKQAGPPQWARKPPAKPLTQAELVEEEEEILRRREQESKLPDPPQWARKPPAKP; encoded by the exons gaggaaaatgaagacttgaggaaagagaacaaaagattaAAGGACTTAACT GTAAAGTTGGTGGAGGAAGTTGAATCACTCTTaaggaaatataaacagaaattgAATGAAATCACGCACACGCCACAGAGTTatttgatggaggaggaagatgtacTGAGAAGGGGAAACGAATCGAAGCAAGCAGATTCTTCAGAACGGCCACGCAAGCCACCAACGAAACCTTTAACGCAGGCAGAACtgatggaggacgaggaggcattgttaaggagaagggaaaaagaatggaagCAGCCAGGTCCTCCTCAACGGGCACACAAGCCACCAGCGAAACCCTTGGCGCAGGCAGAActggttgaggaagaggaagaaatactgAGGAGAAGGGAACAGGAATGGAAGCAGCCAGGTCCTCCTCAACGGGCACACAAGCCACCAACGAAACCCTTGGCGCAGGCAGAactggtggaggaagaggaggaaatactgAGGAGAAGGGAACAGGAATGGAAGCAGCCAGGTCCTCCTCAACGGGCACACAAGCCACCAACGAAACCCTTGGCGCAGGCAGAactggtggaggaagaggaggaaatactgAAGAGAAGGGAACAGGAATGGAAACAGGCAGGTCCTCCTCAACGGACACGAATTCCTCTTGTGAAACCCTTGACGCAGGCAGAActggttgaggaagaggaggaaatactgAAGAGAAGGGAACAGGAATGGAAGCAGGCAGGTCCTCCTCAACGGACACGAATTCCTCTTGTGAAACCCTTGACGCAGGCAGAActggttgaggaagaggaggaaatactgAAGAGAAGGGAACAGGAATGGAAGCAGGCAGGTCCTCCTCAGTGGGCACGCAAGCCTCCAGCGAAACCCTTGACGCAGGCAGAActggttgaggaagaggaggaaatcctAAGGAGACGGGAACAGGAATCAAAATTGCCAGATCCTCCTCAGTGGGCACGTAAGCCACCAGCGAAACCTTAA